A genomic region of Pseudoalteromonas rubra contains the following coding sequences:
- a CDS encoding CPXCG motif-containing cysteine-rich protein codes for MKQLYDQRISCPHCGHHIFVSLDASEGDQDYYEDCAACCNPIHLNMHIDYAINKLELRVDADDEQVF; via the coding sequence ATGAAGCAGCTGTATGACCAACGTATTAGTTGCCCGCATTGTGGCCACCATATTTTTGTTAGTCTGGATGCCAGCGAAGGTGATCAGGACTACTATGAAGATTGCGCAGCTTGTTGCAACCCGATCCATCTGAACATGCACATAGATTACGCAATTAACAAACTTGAACTGAGGGTTGATGCAGACGACGAACAAGTCTTTTAA
- a CDS encoding riboflavin synthase produces the protein MFTGIVQTQATVVSAVLREGIMKLVLSVDSRYLEKLTHGASIAINGCCLTVTDFEVRGADVVGQVSFDVIDETLQLTNLSILQQGSRVNFERSVTFGTELGGHIVSGHVHCQATIMAYIQEADNCRIKLAIPEEWKKYILYKGFISVNGASLTVGKLEEDGFWLHLIPETLTLTNIGTARVGDLFNIEVDQQTYTTVNTVEHYLRKNRGNFSL, from the coding sequence ATGTTTACCGGAATTGTACAGACTCAAGCGACAGTGGTTAGTGCTGTGTTGCGCGAAGGGATCATGAAGCTGGTGTTGTCGGTTGACAGCCGATATTTGGAAAAATTGACTCATGGTGCGAGTATCGCAATTAATGGATGTTGTCTGACCGTCACAGATTTTGAAGTAAGAGGTGCAGACGTCGTCGGACAGGTGTCTTTTGATGTGATCGACGAAACGCTCCAGTTGACCAACTTGAGTATACTACAACAGGGTAGTCGGGTTAACTTTGAACGCTCTGTGACCTTTGGTACTGAGTTGGGTGGGCACATTGTATCTGGCCATGTGCATTGTCAGGCAACCATCATGGCATATATTCAGGAAGCCGATAATTGCCGGATTAAACTTGCTATTCCTGAGGAGTGGAAAAAATACATTCTTTATAAAGGGTTTATCAGTGTTAACGGTGCAAGTTTGACGGTAGGCAAACTAGAAGAAGATGGTTTCTGGCTTCATCTCATTCCTGAAACACTGACACTGACCAACATTGGCACAGCTCGCGTTGGCGATCTGTTTAACATTGAAGTTGACCAGCAGACATACACGACAGTGAACACGGTAGAACATTATCTGCGTAAAAACAGGGGCAATTTCTCATTGTGA